The Aspergillus luchuensis IFO 4308 DNA, chromosome 7, nearly complete sequence genome has a segment encoding these proteins:
- the skpA gene encoding SCF ubiquitin ligase subunit skpA (BUSCO:EOG09264ZWF;~COG:O;~EggNog:ENOG410PN0Q;~InterPro:IPR001232,IPR011333,IPR036296,IPR016072, IPR016073,IPR016897;~PFAM:PF03931,PF01466;~go_process: GO:0006511 - ubiquitin-dependent protein catabolic process [Evidence IEA]), with product MADTPAPYSGPMLTFISGDGVHIECERDVAERSLLIKNMLEDLGDANEEIPIPNVNEAVLKKVIEWCRHHKNDPPSTGEEDDSRRKTTDIDEWDQKFTQVDQEMLFEIILAANYLDIKGLLDVGCKTVANMIKGKSPEEIRKTFNIQNDFTPEEEDQIRRENEWAEDR from the exons ATGGCCGACACACCTGCTCCTTACTCCGGTCCCATGTTGACCTTCATCAGTGGCGACGGCGTGCACATTGAGTGTG AACGTGATGTTGCCGAgcgctccctcctcatcaagaACATGCTGGAAGATTTGGGTGACGCCAACGAGGAGATTCCGATCCCTAAT GTCAACGAAGCTGTTCTGAAGAAGGTCATCGAATGGTGCAGACACCACAAGAACGACCCCCCCAGCactggcgaggaggatgattccCGCCGCAAGACCACCGACATCGACGAGTGGGATCAGAAGTTTACCCAGGTTGACCAGGAGATGTTGTTCGAGATCATTCTG GCCGCAAACTACCTCGACATTAAGGGTCTTCTGGATGTCGGATGCAAGACTGTCGCAAACATGATCAAGGGCAAGTCTCCGGAAGAGATCCGCAAGACCTTCAACATCCAGAACGACTTCACccccgaggaggaggatcagaTCCGCCGTGAGAACGAGTGGGCCGAGGA CCGCTAA
- the smp3 gene encoding glycosylphosphatidylinositol-alpha 1,2 mannosyltransferase smp3 (CAZy:GT22;~COG:G;~EggNog:ENOG410PG7I;~InterPro:IPR005599;~PFAM:PF03901;~SECRETED:SignalP(1-17);~TransMembrane:4 (n7-18c23/24o89-111i169-189o209-228i348-367o);~go_function: GO:0016757 - transferase activity, transferring glycosyl groups [Evidence IEA]): MWRRTYLLLLVIRVYFALSPSYLHPDENFQGPEVFAGRIFSYPSRLPWEFTSDKPIRSVFPLWPTYDVPMNLLKGFYTESGTLNPPPELVYYVLRGVMFLLSFVLEDWAVYELVPLPRHRRATVVLVASSYVTWTYQTHTFSNSIETLLVAWGLVLIQRIVDNKRRSSIFACAVLSLIAVVGVFNRITFPAFLLVPGLRLLPHFWRKPFSLLSFAGFGLFFFCIAVLVDTTFYNPSASLWDALHAPIITPLNNLLYNSDKSNLALHGLHPRYHHFLVNLPQLLGPAYVAIVLSLSKSKAIQSSLKNIRAVSAISATAMLSLFPHQEPRFLLPCVPLLLSCLRVRKSRLFLAAWVIFNAALGFLMGVYHQGGVVPTQLAIPSIVSDSFFEAGAIDNAQKSATILWWKTYSPPLWLLGESTSTQLDIETRDLMGISGPEMANELEKLVPQCPNPDESNSVDHPERSVFVVAPKSATFLDRYTHPSPDNSGLTLHELWTWRKHLNLDDLDFGTDGIFPTLNRVIGRRGLSVWAARRSGCV; this comes from the exons ATGTGGAGACGAAcgtacctgctgctgctggtgatcCGGGTGTACTTCGCACTGTCTCCAAGTTATTTACACCCGGATGAGAATTTCCAAGGCCCCGAAGTCTTTGCAG GTCGCATTTTCTCCTATCCTTCCCGCTTACCCTGGGAATTTACCTCCGATAAGCCAATACGCAGCGTCTTCCCACTATGGCCGACCTACGACGTACCGATGAACCTGCTGAAGGGATTCTATACAGAAAGCGGGACACTAAACCCTCCGCCAGAGCTGGTTTACTATGTGTTGCGAGGGGTCATGTTTCTCTTAAGCTTTGTGCTCGAGGATTGGGCCGTCTATGAGCTGGTTCCCCTACCGCGCCATCGCCGCGCAACGGTGGTCCTAGTCGCATCCTCGTATGTCACCTGGACATATCAGACGCacaccttctccaactccatcGAGACCCTGTTGGTCGCCTGGGGCTTAGTCTTGATTCAGCGCATTGTTGATAACAAG CGACGCTCGTCCATCTTCGCATGCGCCGTGCTATCTCTCATCGCCGTCGTGGGTGTTTTCAACCGCATCACTTTTCCggccttcctcctcgtcccagGACTGCGGTTACTGCCTCATTTCTGGCGCAA GCCTTTCTCCTTGCTTTCATTCGCTGGGTTCggtttattcttcttctgcatcgcTGTCCTTGTCGATACAACGTTCTACAACCCTTCTGCCTCGCTTTGGGACGCTCTTCACGCACCTATCATCACGCCCCTCAATAATCTGCTCTATAATAGCGACAAGTCCAACCTAGCTCTCCATGGCCTTCACCCTAGGTACCATCACTTTCTAGTCAATCTGCCGCAACTCCTGGGGCCAGCGTATGTGGCGATAGTACTTTCTTTGAGCAAGTCGAAAGCAATTCAGTCTTCGCTAAAAAACATACGCGCCGTCTCTGCCATATCAGCAACCGCTATGCTTTCCTTGTTTCCGCACCAGGAACCCCGGTTCCTGCTTCCATGCGTCCCGCTCCTCCTTAGTTGCCTCCGCGTGCGCAAATCGCGTCTTTTCTTGGCGGCTTGGGTGATTTTTAATGCCGCTCTAGGGTTCCTCATGGGAGTGTACCATCAGGGTGGCGTAGTCCCTACTCAGCTTGCGATCCCCTCAATCGTCTCCGATAGCTTCTTCGAGGCTGGTGCCATCGACAATGCCCAGAAATCGGCTACAATACTCTGGTGGAAGACCTATTCCCCTCcattgtggttgttgggaGAGAGCACCAGCACCCAGCTGGACATCGAAACGCGGGACTTGATGGGTATCTCCGGACCAGAAATGGCCAACGAGCTCGAGAAATTGGTGCCACAATGCCCAAACCCCGACGAAAGCAACAGCGTGGATCATCCCGAACGCTCGGTCTTTGTGGTCGCACCTAAATCCGCTACTTTCCTCGACCGGTATACACATCCCTCGCCCGACAATTCAGGTCTCACACTGCACGAGCTGTGGACTTGGCGCAAGCATCTCAATTTGGATGACCTGGACTTTGGCACTGATGGCATTTTCCCTACCTTGAACCGAGTGATCGGCAGACGCGGATTGTCCGTCTGGGCCGCACGAAGAAGTGGTTGTGTTTGA
- a CDS encoding putative UV excision repair protein (RadW) (COG:L;~EggNog:ENOG410PIGA;~InterPro:IPR004806,IPR009060,IPR015360,IPR006636, IPR015940,IPR036353;~PFAM:PF09280,PF00627;~go_function: GO:0003684 - damaged DNA binding [Evidence IEA];~go_function: GO:0005515 - protein binding [Evidence IEA];~go_process: GO:0006289 - nucleotide-excision repair [Evidence IEA];~go_process: GO:0043161 - proteasome-mediated ubiquitin-dependent protein catabolic process [Evidence IEA]): protein MVSKPKATSSGTSSQAPSTPSRAVTSTPAAPPAPAPSAASTTPAVPSTPSPAAAGAAQAQGSAFNDPSALLSGTQSEAVVAQMEAMGFARSDVNRAMRAAFFNPDRAIEYLLNGIPENIQQEQQQQAAAASAPQTAAPESAPSAGDDEPVNLFEAAAQAGGQEGGARGARAAGGAELPSLEFLRNNPHFQQLRQLVQQQPQMLEPILQQVAAGNPQIAQLIGQNEEQFLQLLSEEPDDDEALPPGTTQIHVTEEERDAIERVRIP from the exons ATGGTCTCTAAG CCCAAGGCTACTTCCTCCGGCACCTCGTCACAAGCgccctccaccccatccagAGCAGTCACCTCTACCCCTGCCGCGCCTCCCGCCCCAGCCCCATCTGCCGCTTCCACTACACCGGCTGTTCCTTCGACTCCCTCCCCGGCCGCCGCGGGGGCCGCCCAGGCACAGGGCTCCGCATTCAATGACCCCTCCGCATTGCTGAGTGGCACTCAGAGCGAAGCTGTCGTGGCTCAGATGGAGGCAATGGGTTTCGCTCGGAGTGATGTTAACCGTGCAATGAGGGCTGCTTTCTTCAACCCCGACCGTGCTATTGAATACCTTTTGAAT GGTATCCCCGAGAACATTCAACaggaacagcaacagcaagccGCTGCCGCTAGCGCACCCCAGACTGCTGCTCCCGAAAGCGCTCCGTCCGCTGGTGACGACGAACCGGTCAACCTGTTCGAGGCTGCCGCTCAGGCTGGTGGCCAGGAGGGAGGAGCTCGAGGAGCTCGAGCTGCTGGTGGCGCTGAACTCCCGAGTCTCGAATTTCTTCGCAACAACCCCCacttccagcagcttcgTCAGTTggtccaacaacaaccacaaatGCTCGAGCCCATCCTTCAACAAGTCGCCGCTGGAAACCCCCAAATCGCGCAGCTCATTGGTCAGAATGAGGAACAATTCCTGCAGCTCCTGAGTGAGGAgcctgatgatgacgaggcgCTGCCCCCTGGTACGACTCAAATTCACGTcacggaagaggagagagatgccATTGAACGCGTGCGTATACCATAA
- the RPL39 gene encoding 60S ribosomal eL39 domain-containing protein (COG:J;~EggNog:ENOG410PRU9;~InterPro:IPR023626,IPR000077;~PFAM:PF00832;~go_component: GO:0005840 - ribosome [Evidence IEA];~go_function: GO:0003735 - structural constituent of ribosome [Evidence IEA];~go_process: GO:0006412 - translation [Evidence IEA]) codes for MTSRKRNAKPCPHKKTTTTERLDRRSTTSSSPVHTLSSPSRQVFKMPSHKSFRTKQKLAKAQRQNRPIPQWIRLRTGNTIRYNAKRRHWRKSRLGV; via the exons ATGACCTCACGGAAGCGAAACGCTAAGCCCTGCCCGCACAAAAAAACTACCACTACTGAACGGCTTGACAGACGGTCGacaacctcatcatcgccagtcCATACACTCAGCTCGCCGTCGCGACAAGTCTTCAAGATGCCG AGCCACAAGAGTTTCCGCACCAAGCAGAAGCTTGCCAAAGCTCAGAGACAGAACCGTCCTATCCCCCAGTGGATTCGTCTCAGGACCGGTAACACCATCAG ATACAACGCCAAGCGTAGGCACTGGCGCAAGTCCCGTCTCGGAGTCTAA